From Stigmatopora nigra isolate UIUO_SnigA chromosome 5, RoL_Snig_1.1, whole genome shotgun sequence, a single genomic window includes:
- the chst14 gene encoding carbohydrate sulfotransferase 14 isoform X2: protein MGTWSDSGKRSGPDGGIRSSASTSAGAGGRRHSAAVLPSVLTFLVIVASGGLLLMIEKGMLNGVETPPPRGSKRLLVGRRSGQSVPATDDVEAQILRDIRNRTLTSVCGQKNMPHDVWSLTPQQRKTLLQHVLVNDQYRFLYCYVPKVACSNWKRVLKVLGGTLESVDVNIKMDHQRDLTFLSSLKPDAIRYRLRHYFKFMFVREPTERLLSAYRNKFGEIESYQRKYGAEIIKRYRKNRKGAETSRRNRGDDVTFAEFVRYLLDEDVERMNEHWMPMYNLCQPCAVHYDFIGSYESLQQDAESVLRAVGAPPHVTFPTRQSWYKPVTAETLHYYLCGLPQKLLRELLPKYILDFSLFAYPLPNTTAEHCRH from the exons ATGGGGACGTG GTCGGACTCGGGGAAGAGAAGCGGCCCGGACGGTGGTATTCGGAGCTCGGCCTCGACATCGGCGGGGGCGGGGGGACGTCGCCACTCGGCCGCGGTGCTCCCGTCTGTCCTGACGTTCCTGGTGATCGTCGCCTCCGGAGGCCTGCTACTTATGATCGAAAAAGGAATGCTCAACGGCGTGGAGACGCCTCCTCCCCGGGGAAGTAAGCGGCTGCTTGTCGGCCGGCGTTCGGGTCAGTCGGTGCCGGCGACGGACGACGTCGAGGCTCAG ATCCTGCGGGACATCCGTAACCGGACCTTGACGTCGGTTTGCGGCCAGAAGAACATGCCGCACGACGTCTGGTCGCTGACGCCGCAGCAAAGGAAGACGCTTCTGCAGCACGTACTGGTCAACGACCAGTATCGCTTTCTGTACTGCTACGTACCCAAGGTAGCCTGCTCCAACTGGAAGCGCGTGCTCAAAGTACTGGGCGGCACATTAGAGAGCGTGGACGTCAACATCAAGATGGATCACCAGCGAGATCTCACCTTCCTGTCCTCGCTGAAACCGGACGCCATCCGCTACCGCCTGCGCCATTATTTCAAGTTCATGTTCGTACGCGAGCCCACCGAACGCCTGCTCTCCGCCTACCGGAACAAGTTCGGCGAGATCGAGTCCTACCAGCGCAAGTACGGCGCCGAGATCATCAAACGCTACCGCAAGAACCGCAAGGGCGCCGAAACCTCACGCAGGAACCGCGGCGACGATGTCACCTTCGCAGAGTTTGTTCGTTACCTCCTGGACGAGGACGTAGAACGTATGAACGAACACTGGATGCCCATGTACAACTTGTGCCAGCCCTGCGCCGTGCACTACGACTTTATCGGCTCGTACGAGAGTCTCCAACAGGACGCCGAATCTGTGCTCCGCGCCGTCGGGGCGCCACCGCACGTCACTTTCCCGACAAGGCAGTCGTGGTACAAACCCGTGACGGCAGAGACGCTGCACTATTACTTGTGTGGTCTGCCGCAAAAGCTTCTGAGAGAGCTCCTCCCCAagtacattttagatttttcccTCTTTGCCTATCCACTCCCCAATACCACCGCTGAGCACTGCcgacattaa
- the chst14 gene encoding carbohydrate sulfotransferase 14 isoform X1, with protein sequence MAPRRSDSGKRSGPDGGIRSSASTSAGAGGRRHSAAVLPSVLTFLVIVASGGLLLMIEKGMLNGVETPPPRGSKRLLVGRRSGQSVPATDDVEAQILRDIRNRTLTSVCGQKNMPHDVWSLTPQQRKTLLQHVLVNDQYRFLYCYVPKVACSNWKRVLKVLGGTLESVDVNIKMDHQRDLTFLSSLKPDAIRYRLRHYFKFMFVREPTERLLSAYRNKFGEIESYQRKYGAEIIKRYRKNRKGAETSRRNRGDDVTFAEFVRYLLDEDVERMNEHWMPMYNLCQPCAVHYDFIGSYESLQQDAESVLRAVGAPPHVTFPTRQSWYKPVTAETLHYYLCGLPQKLLRELLPKYILDFSLFAYPLPNTTAEHCRH encoded by the exons ATGGCTCCTCGAAGGTCGGACTCGGGGAAGAGAAGCGGCCCGGACGGTGGTATTCGGAGCTCGGCCTCGACATCGGCGGGGGCGGGGGGACGTCGCCACTCGGCCGCGGTGCTCCCGTCTGTCCTGACGTTCCTGGTGATCGTCGCCTCCGGAGGCCTGCTACTTATGATCGAAAAAGGAATGCTCAACGGCGTGGAGACGCCTCCTCCCCGGGGAAGTAAGCGGCTGCTTGTCGGCCGGCGTTCGGGTCAGTCGGTGCCGGCGACGGACGACGTCGAGGCTCAG ATCCTGCGGGACATCCGTAACCGGACCTTGACGTCGGTTTGCGGCCAGAAGAACATGCCGCACGACGTCTGGTCGCTGACGCCGCAGCAAAGGAAGACGCTTCTGCAGCACGTACTGGTCAACGACCAGTATCGCTTTCTGTACTGCTACGTACCCAAGGTAGCCTGCTCCAACTGGAAGCGCGTGCTCAAAGTACTGGGCGGCACATTAGAGAGCGTGGACGTCAACATCAAGATGGATCACCAGCGAGATCTCACCTTCCTGTCCTCGCTGAAACCGGACGCCATCCGCTACCGCCTGCGCCATTATTTCAAGTTCATGTTCGTACGCGAGCCCACCGAACGCCTGCTCTCCGCCTACCGGAACAAGTTCGGCGAGATCGAGTCCTACCAGCGCAAGTACGGCGCCGAGATCATCAAACGCTACCGCAAGAACCGCAAGGGCGCCGAAACCTCACGCAGGAACCGCGGCGACGATGTCACCTTCGCAGAGTTTGTTCGTTACCTCCTGGACGAGGACGTAGAACGTATGAACGAACACTGGATGCCCATGTACAACTTGTGCCAGCCCTGCGCCGTGCACTACGACTTTATCGGCTCGTACGAGAGTCTCCAACAGGACGCCGAATCTGTGCTCCGCGCCGTCGGGGCGCCACCGCACGTCACTTTCCCGACAAGGCAGTCGTGGTACAAACCCGTGACGGCAGAGACGCTGCACTATTACTTGTGTGGTCTGCCGCAAAAGCTTCTGAGAGAGCTCCTCCCCAagtacattttagatttttcccTCTTTGCCTATCCACTCCCCAATACCACCGCTGAGCACTGCcgacattaa
- the LOC144196520 gene encoding uncharacterized protein LOC144196520 isoform X2, with translation MQQTHEAVVPLPNRPTSKSPDHGDERLQVTDEKLLGLQENINKVKSDLENAHGCIKILLSQVAERDKDIDNLNHALQGPHQVFNLETQNNTNKKLICYLNLQIEYLQESNKTLEHKIEGLQQKATAEVADLSLKNLDLCRKLTQKNNVMRQTKMDKKQVLDIAYRNLSASKEVIISQQEVIKDLEDNLVKVRGELPDTRPSSLDRIVDLEKAVQNLERERLELRSQLSVCKDTKLDTRWDFQPAERLQKSEEEEESATAQRKKAARALGQLQEASKNLDLSQQCMVQENIKLQGDKTTLTKEKQNINAGMEEILRERDQLKLSMHSYINAIYRIEDMMRTKDQENFELVERLQATQSNLQENEQRLQMTEELVSAIDMELRKAQETLGALLSALASVRELCTRLDSDKELTACELTSKSLELDIVRSETESLKKQLEDEKARGINLQTLLNATLQKLSDRDFKLRVLRDRLTAPANNIIGDCNNQNLQVPERQAEVNEQTNVRPTREQQHVSFRD, from the exons ATGCAGCAGACCCATGAAGCCGTCGTACCTCTTCCTAATCGGCCTACATCCAAATCGCCTGATCACGGCGATGAACGACTACAAGTGACGGACGAAAA GCTTCTTGGGCTGCAGGAAAACATCAACAAAGTCAAATCAGACCTAGAAAATGCACACGGATGTATCAAAATCTTACTCTCtcaa GTGGCTGAGAGAGACAAAGACATTGATAATCTCAATCATGCACTTCAAGGACCTCACCAGGTCTTTAATTTGGAGACTCAGAACAACACCAacaagaaattgatttgttatCTCAAccttcag attGAGTATCTGCAAGAGAGCAACAAAACACTCGAGCATAAAATCGAAGGACTGCAGCAAAAAGCTACGGCCGAAGTAGCCGACCTTTCTCTGAAGAATTTGGACCTGTGTCGAAAgttaacgcaaaaaaacaacgtCATGAGGCAGACCAAGATGGACAAAAAGCAAGTGCTGGATATTGCGTACCGAAATTTGTCCGCTTCCAAA GAAGTTATTATCAGTCAGCAGGAAGTCATTAAGGATTTGGAGGATAACCTTGTTAAAGTAAGAGGG GAACTTCCAGACACCCGTCCAAGTAGTTTAGATCGAATTGTCGACCTGGAAAAAGCCGTCCAGAAT ctgGAGCGGGAAAGGCTGGAGCTTCGCTCGCAGCTGTCGGTGTGTAAAGACACCAAATTGGACACTCGCTGGGACTTTCAGCCTGCTGAACGTCTTCAGaaaagtgaagaagaagaagaatccgCTACGGCTCAACGAAAGAAGGCCGCTCGAGCTCTTGG gcAACTGCAGGAGGCGTCCAAAAATCTAGA TTTGTCCCAACAATGCATGGTGCAAGAGAACATAAAGCTACAAGGTGACAAGACCACGCTGACCAAAGAGAAGCAA AATATCAATGCTGGGATGGAGGAGATTCTACGTGAGCGAGACCAGCTCAAATTGAGCATGCACTCTTATATCAATGCAATTTACAGGATTGAGGACATGATGAGGACAAAG GATCAGGAGAATTTTGAACTGGTGGAGCGCCTGCAGGCGACCCAGTCAAACCTCCAAGAGAACGAGCAGCGACTGCAGATGACGGAGGAGCTGGTGAGCGCCATCGACATGGAGCTGCGCAAAGCCCAGGAAACCCTGGGCGCCCTTCTCTCCGCCCTGGCCAGCGTGCGAGAGCTCTGCACCAGACTGGACTCGGACAAGGAGCTGACAGCGTGCGAGCTCACGTCTAAAAGCCTGGAGCTCGATATC GTTCGCTCGGAAACTGAGTCGCTGAAAAAGCAACTCGAGGACGAAAAGGCAAGGGGGATCAACTTGCAGACGCTGCTTAACGCCACGCTTCAGAAGCTCAGCGACAGAGACTTCAAACTGAGGGTGCTACGAGACCGGCTCACCGCACCAGCAAACAATATCAT CGGCGACTGCAACAACCAGAATCTACAAGTACCTGAACGACAGGCGGAGGTCAACGAACAGACTAATGTGAGGCCGACCAGGGAGCAGCA ACACGTGAGTTTCAGGGACTAA
- the LOC144196520 gene encoding uncharacterized protein LOC144196520 isoform X1, with protein MQQTHEAVVPLPNRPTSKSPDHGDERLQVTDEKLLGLQENINKVKSDLENAHGCIKILLSQVAERDKDIDNLNHALQGPHQVFNLETQNNTNKKLICYLNLQIEYLQESNKTLEHKIEGLQQKATAEVADLSLKNLDLCRKLTQKNNVMRQTKMDKKQVLDIAYRNLSASKEVIISQQEVIKDLEDNLVKVRGELPDTRPSSLDRIVDLEKAVQNLERERLELRSQLSVCKDTKLDTRWDFQPAERLQKSEEEEESATAQRKKAARALGQLQEASKNLEGNLANLPKQLDLSQQCMVQENIKLQGDKTTLTKEKQNINAGMEEILRERDQLKLSMHSYINAIYRIEDMMRTKDQENFELVERLQATQSNLQENEQRLQMTEELVSAIDMELRKAQETLGALLSALASVRELCTRLDSDKELTACELTSKSLELDIVRSETESLKKQLEDEKARGINLQTLLNATLQKLSDRDFKLRVLRDRLTAPANNIIGDCNNQNLQVPERQAEVNEQTNVRPTREQQHVSFRD; from the exons ATGCAGCAGACCCATGAAGCCGTCGTACCTCTTCCTAATCGGCCTACATCCAAATCGCCTGATCACGGCGATGAACGACTACAAGTGACGGACGAAAA GCTTCTTGGGCTGCAGGAAAACATCAACAAAGTCAAATCAGACCTAGAAAATGCACACGGATGTATCAAAATCTTACTCTCtcaa GTGGCTGAGAGAGACAAAGACATTGATAATCTCAATCATGCACTTCAAGGACCTCACCAGGTCTTTAATTTGGAGACTCAGAACAACACCAacaagaaattgatttgttatCTCAAccttcag attGAGTATCTGCAAGAGAGCAACAAAACACTCGAGCATAAAATCGAAGGACTGCAGCAAAAAGCTACGGCCGAAGTAGCCGACCTTTCTCTGAAGAATTTGGACCTGTGTCGAAAgttaacgcaaaaaaacaacgtCATGAGGCAGACCAAGATGGACAAAAAGCAAGTGCTGGATATTGCGTACCGAAATTTGTCCGCTTCCAAA GAAGTTATTATCAGTCAGCAGGAAGTCATTAAGGATTTGGAGGATAACCTTGTTAAAGTAAGAGGG GAACTTCCAGACACCCGTCCAAGTAGTTTAGATCGAATTGTCGACCTGGAAAAAGCCGTCCAGAAT ctgGAGCGGGAAAGGCTGGAGCTTCGCTCGCAGCTGTCGGTGTGTAAAGACACCAAATTGGACACTCGCTGGGACTTTCAGCCTGCTGAACGTCTTCAGaaaagtgaagaagaagaagaatccgCTACGGCTCAACGAAAGAAGGCCGCTCGAGCTCTTGG gcAACTGCAGGAGGCGTCCAAAAATCTAGAGGGGAACCTTGCCAACTTGCCAAAACAATTAGATTTGTCCCAACAATGCATGGTGCAAGAGAACATAAAGCTACAAGGTGACAAGACCACGCTGACCAAAGAGAAGCAA AATATCAATGCTGGGATGGAGGAGATTCTACGTGAGCGAGACCAGCTCAAATTGAGCATGCACTCTTATATCAATGCAATTTACAGGATTGAGGACATGATGAGGACAAAG GATCAGGAGAATTTTGAACTGGTGGAGCGCCTGCAGGCGACCCAGTCAAACCTCCAAGAGAACGAGCAGCGACTGCAGATGACGGAGGAGCTGGTGAGCGCCATCGACATGGAGCTGCGCAAAGCCCAGGAAACCCTGGGCGCCCTTCTCTCCGCCCTGGCCAGCGTGCGAGAGCTCTGCACCAGACTGGACTCGGACAAGGAGCTGACAGCGTGCGAGCTCACGTCTAAAAGCCTGGAGCTCGATATC GTTCGCTCGGAAACTGAGTCGCTGAAAAAGCAACTCGAGGACGAAAAGGCAAGGGGGATCAACTTGCAGACGCTGCTTAACGCCACGCTTCAGAAGCTCAGCGACAGAGACTTCAAACTGAGGGTGCTACGAGACCGGCTCACCGCACCAGCAAACAATATCAT CGGCGACTGCAACAACCAGAATCTACAAGTACCTGAACGACAGGCGGAGGTCAACGAACAGACTAATGTGAGGCCGACCAGGGAGCAGCA ACACGTGAGTTTCAGGGACTAA
- the LOC144196637 gene encoding uncharacterized protein LOC144196637, which produces MDLVKERKWSKLRGRLYDLGYDKYLGAESVPLVQELFSDLVHTTESLRDSQRSMGKLEKESQNSDVHLAHENQDLHVELRMVRDEKTHLTKELKGYIAKLALQKSLNKDYIHKIQCLEEECNEKARIVQQLTSHAESSPNDDPYESDLVQSEPTKLKLELGNTHEQIQLLNNQIDELFQTNHNLEQELNAVKQKSSSKVMELTSKNHELCQEIMDIRNLAEMMEMEKKQKLKAANIEVEDLKVIIRKHQEVIQELEDQLGRKQTTPALPDIEFKAQPVTGDHQESNREKLEEMVDFLAAEKNRLQDKLQKMMALEKVLVLELEGWRAKYGVCGRDRSPSRLDAFVKSLEEERDQYRLEAQHYRNTLFSGNSLERKKSHEIEGVQEEPDEIRELKDELRQVEKNLQQVTKEKVSLMEELNLQFEQHTSEMIQLQMQLRKANEKIQQMESEKESQMVELRQKQLKQATASAEILKLKEALRLAKGVTEETPMMAVDPLMEELKYMQQQHEKQIAVSSGEIVQLEQKLQRAKEKIQELEELKTQNSETSGEILTLRVNLKRAEQKVQQVNCEKDLVKEEFKHQKRQQEHRISNALADISDLKQKLRVSEAKIQQLTLKNDWQMEEFQKNEKHSKASAEMFTLKEKIKMTEDTLEKLKSEKERQMEELEKLQLNRDEQQLKTSAEILKLEEKIRLSEEQIKPRKDEKDSLMEQLKRVEQSSNVTAEVLKLKLELREVNKNFHQLTSEKDLLTDEMKKIQLQKDRFTMRTSTEMENLMENIQLSEGKIKEVMKERDSFMMELEDKNVSIISDEISNLKENLKLKDENIQQLTEEKEAQISELKKTIGSITTDKISQLKEELRLAEEKIQQLIEEKHSKVEKYKYQNSPESAEVHQLKEKLRLAEEKNFEKQSKDQTLTESVEVLHLKEKLRLTEEKIHLLTNEKDRLAEQLKQKTSSDTWSEISNLKEKLRLAEEKIQRLMEERDSQQAEWKKKQQQRDTLSANKFTEILKLREKLKLAEEKIQHLTEEKDTQQVEWEREQLPHNNQSVTKPSESLKEKLRQKEQQVQQMLAENKSLLEEMKKFRLTEEKIQKVTAEKDSLIEQLQLKMDSNRLNASEELRKLQEMVKMADGKLTQMLAGKALLEEDLKTGGDQHSNTSAEILQLKQKLKLVEEKIQQLTVEKDSLREELRCGPTSVMPYEGGRDTRVGDTQDVVYNLKQENLELREQVLVLREQNLALRDRERDVEHQMDARSAALVWNDEESARQRKTASSLRPHKEQIQNSLLDLQQMLYVKTDELHNAHDQMKKLEDTIESLSQELNQQKQNAKVFELSYSALCIQKDVLQDEAAKKSKSLALLKEQLSKKEMTTQKMLENHQETLGRLKRDKELIVGENQKLKDDMAKEKEASSHERDELKQKLARMGNFLNTKDRENLELLDRFRKTRLELQEQEYQLVCAQDVIGSMSQGLLSSEKERQNLCETLEQKEREVKELLDDLQGYKAQEQGQSQMEAELRALRDENGILLADLATVRVKMDSDKEIARVELLKMKMELVRANVRHEVTLSEVGVLEKHLASEKVRIGNIEAMMSEACHEASTKEAELGRLRHKLSEADKTMSQQKDMSFLLGKVTELQSQIEILPSKILECQGHPSTFSQDISFEPPRASSPIDHAPIPGEPPPDNLIQEELSFGPT; this is translated from the exons ATGGATCTAGTCAAAGAAAGGAAGTGGTCCAAGCTGAGGGGTCGCCTGTACGACTTGGGCTACGATAAGTATCTAGGAGCAGAGTCTGTACCACTTGTTCAGGAGCTTTTCAG TGACCTGGTTCACACCACGGAAAGCCTTCGCGATTCCCAACGATCGATGGGCAAATTAGAGAAAGAAAGCCAAAACTCGGATGTCCACCTTGCCCACGAGAACCAAGACCTTCATGTGGAGCTCAGGATGGTGAGGGATGAGAAGACCCACTTGACCAAAG AGTTGAAGGGGTACATCGCAAAACTGGCTTTGCAAAAATCTTTAAACAAGGACTATATCCACAAGATCCAATGTTTGGAGGAGGAGTGCAACGAAAAGGCCAGGATCGTACAGCAACTGA CATCACATGCCGAATCTTCGCCTAATGATGATCCTTATGAATCCGACCTGGTCCAGAGTGAACCCACAAAACTAAAACTAGAACTAGGAAACACTCATGAACAGATACAACTCTTAAATAACCAA ATTGATGAGCTATTCCAGACCAACCACAACTTGGAACAGGAGCTCAATGCCGTCAAGCAAAAGTCATCAAGTAAAGTGATGGAACTCACCTCAAAGAACCATGAACTATGTCAAGAAATTATGGACATACGTAATTTAGCGGAAATGATGGAAATGGAAAAGAAGCAAAAGTTAAAAGCTGCCAATATAGAAGTAGAAGATCTAAAA GTCATTATTCGGAAGCACCAGGAAGTCATTCAAGAATTGGAAGATCAGCTTGGTCGAAAACAAACG aCTCCAGCTCTCCCAGATATTGAATTCAAAGCACAACCAGTAACTGGTGACCATCAAGAGAGCAATCGAGAGAAATTGGAAGAAATGGTAGACTTTCTAGCAGCAGAGAAGAACAGGTTGCAGGATAAACTGCAGAAGATGATGgccttgg AAAAAGTCTTGGTGCTTGAATTGGAAGGCTGGCGAGCCAAATATGGCGTTTGCGGGAGGGATCGCTCACCGTCACGTTTAGATGCCTTTGTCAAGAGTTTGGAGGAAGAACGGGATCAATATCGTTTGGAAGCCCAACACTATAGAAACACTCTATTCAGCGGCAACAGTTTGGAAAGGAAGAAAAGTCATGAAATTGAG GGTGTACAAGAGGAACCAGATGAAATTCGGGAACTGAAAGATGAGCTTCGACAGGTAGAAAAAAACCTTCAGCAGGTGACAAAGGAAAAAGTCTCTCTAATGGAAGAACTGAAT CTGCAGTTTGAGCAACACACCTCAGAAATGATCCAACTCCAGATGCAACTCAGAAAGGCAAACGAAAAAATCCAACAGATGGAGAGTGAAAAAGAATCACAAATGGTAGAATTGAGG CAAAAGCAGTTGAAGCAAGCGACGGCAAGTGCCGAAATTCTGAAACTGAAAGAAGCACTCAGGCTAGCAAAGGGAGTAACAGAAGAAACGCCGATGATGGCCGTTGACCCGCTAATGGAAGAActgaag TACATGCAGCAGCAGCATGAGAAGCAAATAGCAGTTTCCTCTGGTGAAATCGTACAACTTGAACAGAAGCTTCAAAGAGCAAAAGAAAAGATCCAGGAGTTAGAGGAATTAAAG ACGCAGAATTCCGAAACGTCTGGCGAGATATTAACGTTAAGAGTGAATCTAAAAAGGGCAGAACAGAAAGTTCAACAGGTCAATTGTGAAAAAGATTTAGTGAAAGAGGAATTCAAG CATCAGAAGAGGCAGCAAGAGCATCGCATCTCCAACGCACTTGCCGATATTTCGGACCTGAAACAGAAGCTCCGAGTGTCCGAAGCAAAAATCCAGCAATTGACGCTGAAAAACGACTGGCAAATGGAGGAATTTCAG AAGAATGAGAAACACTCGAAAGCATCTGCTGAGATGTTTACACTGAAAGAGAAGATCAAAATGACAGAGGACACTCTCGAAAAGTTGAAATCTGAAAAAGAGCGACAGATGGAGGAATTGGAG AAACTTCAGCTAAATCGTGACGAGCAACAATTGAAGACCTCTGCGGAAATTCTAAAACTGGAAGAAAAGATCAGACTGTCGGAAGAGCAAATCAAGCCGAGGAAAGATGAGAAAGACTCATTGATGGAGCAATTAAAG agagTCGAACAAAGCTCCAACGTGACTGCGGAAGTTTTGAAGCTCAAATTGGAACTCCGAGAAGTCAACAAAAATTTTCACCAGTTGACATCAGAAAAAGACTTGCTAACAGATGAAATGAAG aaaatacagCTCCAGAAAGATCGCTTCACTATGAGGACATCTACTGAAATGGAAAATCTAATGGAAAACATTCAATTATCAGAAGGAAAAATCAAAGAGGTGATGAAAGAAAGAGACTCCTTTATGATGGAACTTGAG GATAAAAATGTTTCGATCATATCGGATGAAATCTCCAACCTAAAAGAGAACCTTAAACTGAAAGATGAAAACATCCAACAGTTGACCGAAGAAAAAGAAGCCCAGATTTCAGAGTTAAAA AAAACAATTGGTTCAATAACAACTGATAAAATCTCCCAATTGAAAGAAGAACTCAGATTGGCGgaagaaaaaatacagcaaTTGATTGAAGAAAAACACTCAAAGGTCGAG aaatacAAATACCAAAACTCACCTGAATCTGCTGAAGTTCACCAACTGAAAGAAAAACTTCGACTggctgaagaaaaaaactttgag AAACAGTCTAAAGACCAAACTTTAACTGAATCAGTTGAAGTTCTTCATCTGAAAGAGAAACTTAGACTgactgaagaaaaaatacatctattGACCAACGAAAAAGATCGACTAGCAGAGCAGTTAAAG CAAAAGACAAGTTCTGACACATGGAGTGAAATCTCCAACCTGAAAGAAAAGCTCAGACTGGCAGAAGAAAAAATCCAACGGTTAATGGAGGAAAGAGACTCACAGCAAGCTGAG tggaaaaaaaagcagcagcagCGAGACACCTTAAGTGCAAATAAGTTTACTGAAATTCTTAAATTGAGAGAAAAGCTCAAACTGGCAGAAGAAAAAATCCAACATTTGACAGAAGAAAAAGACACACAGCAAGttgag TGGGAAAGAGAACAACTACCACACAACAACCAAAGTGTAACAAAACCATCTGAAAGTCTGAAAGAAAAACTCAGACAGAAAGAACAACAAGTCCAACAAATGTTGGCAGAAAACAAATCCCTGCTTGAGGAGATGAAG AAGTTCCGATTGACTGAAGAAAAAATCCAGAAGGTGACAGCTGAAAAAGACTCACTGATCGAGCAACTACAG CTAAAAATGGATTCTAACAGATTGAATGCATCGGAAGAACTGCGCAAACTCCAAGAGATGGTCAAAATGGCTGACGGCAAACTAACGCAGATGTTGGCGGGAAAAGCCTTACTGGAGGAAGACTTGAag ACAGGTGGCGATCAACACTCAAACACATCTGCGGAAATTCTTCAACTGAAGCAGAAGCTTAAACTGGTGGAAGAAAAAATTCAGCAGTTGACTGTTGAAAAAGACTCTCTGAGGGAAGAATTGAGG TGCGGCCCGACTTCTGTGATGCCATATGAAGGTGGACGAGACACCAGGGTTGGCGACACGCAGGATGTTGTTTACAAT CTAAAGCAGGAGAACCTGGAGTTGAGGGAACAGGTTTTAGTGCTGCGGGAACAGAATTTAGCGCTACGGGACCGCGAACGGGATGTGGAGCACCAGATGGATGCCCGTTCTGCTGCACTGGTTTGGAATGATGAGGAATCGGCGAGGCAGAGGAAAACAGCATCCAGTCTTAG GCCACACAAAGAGCAAATTCAGAATTCGCTTTTGGACCTCCAACAAATGCTCTATGTGAAAACAGATGAGTTGCACAATGCTCACGACCAGATGAAAAAACTAGAGGACACAATCG AGTCGCTGAGTCAGGAGCTTAACCAGCAAAAACAGAACGCCAAGGTCTTTGAGCTCTCTTACTCCGCACTGTGCATCCAGAAAGATGTCCTTCAGGACGAGGCGGCAAAAAAGAGCAAGAGTTTGGCGCTTCTTAAGGAGCAACTGAGCAAGAAG GAGATGACCACACAAAAGATGCTGGAGAACCATCAGGAGACACTGGGGAGACTCAAGAGAGACAAGGAATTGATCGTGGGTGAAAACCAAAAGCTGAAGGACGACATGGCCAAGGAGAAGGAGGCCTCTTCCCACGAAAGGGACGAGTTAAAACAAAAGCTGGCCAGGATGGGGAACTTCTTGAATACAA AGGATCGGGAGAACCTGGAACTGTTGGATCGCTTCCGCAAGACCCGCTTGGAATTGCAGGAGCAGGAATACCAGTTGGTGTGCGCCCAGGACGTCATCGGCTCGATGAGCCAGGGGCTCCTCTCATCCGAGAAAGAACGCCAGAACCTTTGTGAAACCCTCGAACAGAAGGAAAGAGAAGTTAAGgag CTCTTGGATGACTTGCAGGGCTATAAGGCACAAGAACAAGGGCAGAGTCAGATGGAGGCGGAGCTACGTGCCCTACGGGATGAGAATGGGATCCTTCTGGCCGACTTGGCTACCGTCAGGGTAAAGATGGACTCGGACAAAGAAATTGCAAGAGTAGAACTTCTGAAGATGAAAATGGAGCTCGTGAGG GCAAATGTGAGGCATGAGGTCACTTTGTCCGAAGTGGGTGTCCTGGAGAAGCACCTCGCCAGCGAGAAAGTGAGAATAGGCAACATTGAGGCAATGATGTCTGAAGCATGCCATGAAGCTAGCACCAAGGAGGCGGAGCTAGGGAGGTTACGCCACAAGCTCTCCGAGGCTGACAAGAC AATGTCGCAGCAGAAGGACATGAGCTTTCTACTGGGTAAAGTCACTGAACTGCAGAGCCAGATAGAGATTCTGCCTAGCAAAATCCTTGAGTG TCAGGGTCATCCCAGCACATTTTCGCAAGATATCTCCTTCGAGCCCCCGAGAGCCTCGTCACCTATTGACCACGCCCCCATCCCTGGTGAGCCGCCCCCTGACAACCTTATTCAAGAAGAACTTAGCTTTGGGCCTACCTGA